From Camelus dromedarius isolate mCamDro1 chromosome 23, mCamDro1.pat, whole genome shotgun sequence, a single genomic window includes:
- the LOC105092760 gene encoding dimethylaniline monooxygenase [N-oxide-forming] 4, with amino-acid sequence MAKRVAVIGAGVSGLSSIKCCLDEDLEPTCFERTDDIGGLWKFTETSEDGMTRVYKSLVTNVCKEMSCYSDFPFREDYPNFMKQEKFWEYLQEFAEHFDLLKYIQFRTTVCSVTKHPDFLETGQWDVVTETEGQQDRAVFDAVMVCTGHFLNPHLPLESFPGIHKFKGQILHSQEYKIPEGFQGKRVLVIGLGNTGGDVAVELSRTAAQVFLSTRTGTWVISRCSDGGYPLNMMVTRRHHNFIAQVLPSWVLKWIQERHMNKRFDHANYGLSITKGKKSKRIVNDELPTCILCGTVTVKTSVKEFTETSALFEDGTVEENIDIVIFTTGYTFSFPFLEEPLKSLCTKKIFLYKQVFPSNLERTTLAIIGFISLTGSILAGTELQARWATRVFKGLCKIPPSQKLMAEVVKKEQLIERGLMKDPSGDKLDYISYMDDLAACIGTKPSIPLLFLQDPRLAWEVFFGPCTPYQYRLMGPGKWDGARTAILTQWDRTLKPLRTRVVPDSSKPASRSHYLKVWAAPILLASLLLICKSSLFSKLVPDKLQDRISSYLVTRIWSCSFPSTSNAAIQYY; translated from the exons ATGGCCAAGCGAGTTGCAGTGATTGGAGCTGGTGTGAGTGGCCTGTCCTCCATCAAATGCTGCTTGGATGAGGACCTGGAGCCCACCTGCTTTGAAAGAACTGATGACATCGGGGGACTGTGGAAGTTTACT GAAACTTCTGAAGATGGGATGACCCGGGTCTACAAGTCATTAGTGACGAATGTCTGCAAAGAAATGTCCTGTTACAGTGACTTCCCCTTCCGAGAAGATTATCCCAATttcatgaaacaagaaaaattttggGAATACCTCCAAGAATTTGCTGAGCACTTTGACCTTCTGAAATACATTCAGTTTCGG ACCACAGTGTGCAGTGTGACAAAGCATCCTGACTTCTTGGAAACTGGTCAGTGGGATGTTGTCACAGAGACAGAAGGGCAGCAGGACAGAGCTGTCTTTGATGCTGTCATGGTCTGCACTGGACACTTCCTGAATCCCCATTTACCTTTGGAGTCATTTCCTG GAATCCATAAGTTTAAAGGCCAGATCCTGCACAGTCAAGAGTACAAGATCCCAGAAGGCTTTCAGGGCAAACGCGTCCTAGTGATCGGTCTTGGGAACACTGGAGGGGATGTTGCAGTGGAGCTCAGTCGAACGGCAGCTCAG GTATTTCTCAGTACTAGAACCGGTACCTGGGTTATCAGCCGCTGTTCAGATGGGGGCTACCCGCTTAATATGATGGTTACAAGAAGACACCATAATTTTATTGCACAAGTTCTGCCTTCGTGGGTACTAAAGTGGATTCAAGAGAGGCACATGAATAAAAGATTTGATCATGCGAATTATGGATTAAGTATTACAAAGgg gaaaaaatcaaaaagaattgTGAACGATGAGCTGCCAACCTGTATCCTCTGTGGGACAGTCACTGTGAAGACCAGCGTGAAGGAGTTTACAGAAACTTCTGCTCTCTTTGAAGACGGGACAGTGGAAGAAAACATCGACATTGTGATCTTCACTACAGGATAcacattttctttcccctttcttgAAGAACCTCTCAAAAGCCTTTGTACAAAGAAGATATTCCTTTACAAGCAGGTCTTTCCCTCAAACCTAGAGAGGACAACACTCGCTATCATTGGCTTCATCAGCCTCACAGGCTCCATCTTAGCAGGCACAGAGCTCCAAGCACGATGGGCCACGAGAGTATTCAAAG GACTCTGTAAGATACCTCCATCTCAAAAACTGATGGCTGAAGTTGTGAAAAAGGAGCAGCTCATAGAAAG GGGTTTGATGAAAGATCCCAGTGGAGACAAACTTGACTACATTTCCTACATGGATGACCTCGCTGCATGCATAGGCACGAAGCCCAGTATCCCACTTCTGTTCCTCCAGGATCCCAGGCTAGCTTGGGAAGTTTTCTTTGGACCATGTACTCCTTATCAGTATCGCCTAATGGGccctggaaaatgggatggagCCCGAACGGCCATCCTGACCCAGTGGGACAGGACACTGAAGCCCTTAAGAACTCGAGTAGTTCCTGATTCCTCCAAGCCTGCCTCCAGGTCACATTATCTGAAAGTCTGGGCGGCTCCTATCCTACTCGCCTCCCTTCTACTGATCTGTAAATCTTCGCTTTTTTCGAAATTGGTGCCAGATAAACTACAGGACAGAATTTCCTCTTACCTA GTCACCAGAATCTGGTCCTGCAGCTTCCCCTCCACTTCAAACGCTGCCATCCAGTACTACTAA